In one Candidatus Glassbacteria bacterium genomic region, the following are encoded:
- a CDS encoding sugar phosphate isomerase/epimerase yields the protein MKLGLINSAFDQVGIEFSEGIRHIAEIGFDTVDIHTEAWDISKEQKDTIIRVCADNGLPIISVPVCSLGIADFADPVRAFHVRRTKKFVDFARDIGARNVLLVLGEYLWQQEVIPPQAQWDWAVEGCKQIGDYAGENGLEIVLELEPFKLSIVNNVENMARFLDDVANPAVFANIDVSHVALAGDQPEKLRLLDGKAHHVHFSDCDGKVHGDFPPGDGVIDFRPFMKVLKEMDIDGALSIELEYCPQPEAIVEWVRKAYTETARLMDEVGLRS from the coding sequence ATGAAACTGGGACTGATCAACAGCGCTTTCGACCAGGTTGGGATCGAGTTCAGCGAGGGAATCCGCCATATCGCCGAGATCGGCTTCGACACGGTGGATATCCATACCGAAGCCTGGGATATCAGTAAAGAGCAAAAGGATACCATTATCCGCGTGTGCGCAGACAACGGCCTGCCGATTATTTCGGTCCCGGTCTGCTCGCTGGGAATCGCCGATTTCGCCGACCCCGTCAGGGCGTTCCACGTCCGGCGGACCAAAAAGTTTGTCGATTTCGCCCGCGATATCGGCGCGCGCAATGTCCTGCTCGTGCTGGGCGAGTACCTCTGGCAGCAGGAAGTTATCCCCCCGCAGGCCCAGTGGGACTGGGCCGTGGAAGGCTGCAAACAAATTGGTGATTACGCCGGGGAGAACGGCCTGGAGATCGTGCTGGAACTCGAACCGTTCAAACTCTCGATCGTCAACAACGTGGAGAACATGGCCCGCTTTCTCGACGATGTCGCCAATCCGGCCGTCTTCGCCAATATCGACGTGAGCCACGTGGCCCTGGCCGGCGACCAGCCGGAGAAGCTGCGCCTGCTCGACGGCAAGGCGCACCACGTTCATTTCTCCGACTGCGACGGCAAGGTCCACGGCGACTTTCCCCCCGGCGACGGCGTGATCGATTTCCGGCCGTTCATGAAGGTGCTCAAGGAGATGGATATCGACGGGGCGCTGAGTATCGAGCTAGAGTACTGCCCCCAGCCGGAGGCAATTGTCGAGTGGGTGCGCAAGGCTTACACCGAGACCGCCCGGCTGATGGACGAGGTCGGCTTGAGGTCGTAA
- a CDS encoding DUF4091 domain-containing protein, which translates to MTNGSLVKTSFVVLLSLLLSGAISQAAVIDAWALGDGEKVFRYEEDHPSKAKNSIWNGRRISLRGLYNEVLAFQVIVVADSLGAKGVEIAVDPPVHQSAGVAMSSGGMLYGPGGTVELFSQHYLRVRRPTKPQWFYGSEASAPEKMTGWIPDALIPTDARTGRGGFPLDIQPTRQEVNRRQNTLEINPRQAAQNQGFWVDLYLPRDRRWPAGVYTSTVRVSENGAEVRRIPLSVELLPARLPDENHSNIWLYAGVGTIKTYLPELSDEEAEKMLKFISHRHRADLVGGSDAHRNPFDQADMDSYKGWLDGSAFTPANGYHGPGEGEGEKLFSVGMYGAITDRVMNSMENTRAESDKWVSWFEKNAPDVTYFWYMIDEPGKVQFPWIKEHADWVHSNPGPGKRLPVFTTRQYTPELDEAIDIWAGGHGVDLEALPKLKQQGKNHWFYNGSRPRYGSVILEAEAVDLRVNAWVKYLYGVDTWFLWHGNHWQHNSQGPKGRLHQRVFTEPLTFISWGMNFGNGDGIVFYPGRMPFYPEEDRGLTRILPSIRLKNMRRGQQDFELMWLAQHKVGRDKVLAMVKEIVPRGLDEVEMKDPVPWSQRGDDYDRVRNALLDIIVK; encoded by the coding sequence GTGACCAACGGAAGTCTGGTGAAAACGAGCTTTGTCGTACTGTTGTCTCTTCTCCTTTCGGGCGCAATCTCGCAGGCGGCGGTAATCGACGCCTGGGCGCTCGGCGATGGCGAGAAAGTGTTCCGCTACGAGGAAGACCATCCCTCCAAAGCCAAAAATAGTATCTGGAACGGCCGGCGGATCAGCCTGCGGGGCCTCTATAACGAGGTGCTGGCCTTCCAGGTGATTGTCGTTGCCGACAGCCTCGGCGCCAAGGGCGTGGAGATCGCTGTCGACCCGCCGGTACATCAGAGCGCGGGCGTGGCGATGAGCTCGGGTGGAATGCTTTATGGTCCGGGCGGGACTGTCGAGCTGTTCAGCCAGCACTACCTTCGCGTGCGACGCCCCACCAAACCGCAATGGTTCTATGGATCGGAGGCCAGCGCACCGGAGAAGATGACCGGCTGGATTCCGGACGCGCTGATCCCGACCGACGCCCGCACAGGACGCGGCGGGTTTCCGCTGGATATCCAGCCTACCCGTCAGGAAGTCAACCGCCGGCAGAACACGCTGGAGATTAATCCCCGCCAGGCGGCCCAGAACCAGGGCTTCTGGGTGGACCTCTATCTGCCCCGCGACCGCCGCTGGCCGGCGGGAGTCTATACCAGCACGGTACGGGTCAGCGAAAACGGCGCGGAAGTACGCCGCATCCCGCTGAGTGTCGAACTGCTGCCGGCCCGCCTTCCCGACGAGAACCACTCGAATATCTGGCTCTATGCCGGCGTGGGCACGATCAAGACCTATCTCCCGGAGCTGAGCGACGAAGAAGCCGAGAAGATGCTCAAGTTCATCTCCCACCGTCACCGGGCCGACCTGGTCGGCGGCAGCGACGCCCACCGCAACCCGTTCGACCAGGCGGATATGGATTCGTACAAGGGCTGGCTCGACGGCAGTGCGTTTACTCCCGCCAACGGTTACCACGGCCCCGGCGAGGGCGAGGGCGAAAAACTGTTCTCGGTCGGGATGTACGGTGCGATCACCGACAGGGTGATGAACAGCATGGAGAACACACGGGCCGAAAGCGACAAGTGGGTGAGTTGGTTCGAGAAAAACGCGCCGGATGTCACCTATTTCTGGTACATGATCGACGAGCCGGGCAAGGTGCAGTTCCCCTGGATCAAGGAGCATGCCGACTGGGTCCATTCCAACCCCGGACCCGGCAAGCGCCTGCCCGTGTTTACCACGCGCCAGTACACGCCCGAACTCGATGAGGCGATAGATATCTGGGCCGGCGGCCATGGTGTGGACCTGGAAGCCCTGCCGAAACTTAAACAGCAGGGCAAGAACCACTGGTTCTACAACGGCTCCCGCCCGCGCTACGGCTCGGTGATCCTGGAAGCCGAAGCTGTTGACCTGCGGGTCAACGCCTGGGTCAAGTATCTCTACGGAGTCGACACCTGGTTCCTCTGGCACGGCAACCACTGGCAGCACAACTCGCAGGGACCCAAGGGACGGCTGCATCAGCGGGTATTCACCGAGCCGCTGACCTTTATCAGCTGGGGGATGAATTTCGGCAACGGCGACGGGATCGTGTTCTACCCCGGACGCATGCCGTTTTACCCCGAAGAGGACCGCGGCCTGACCCGGATCCTGCCCTCGATCCGGCTCAAGAACATGCGCCGCGGCCAGCAGGATTTCGAGCTGATGTGGCTGGCCCAGCACAAAGTCGGCAGGGACAAGGTGCTGGCGATGGTCAAGGAGATTGTCCCGCGCGGGCTGGATGAAGTCGAGATGAAGGACCCCGTGCCCTGGAGCCAGCGGGGCGACGACTACGACCGTGTGCGCAACGCTCTGCTCGATATCATTGTCAAGTGA
- a CDS encoding PorV/PorQ family protein gives MTTYTDKNFSLETKWRLFMLTKTATRALIILGVLVSFVAVPLMAQGILRQEYTGLDKYLSQGRPDAASFVGVRAAEFLEIPVGARGIGMGSAYSAVTDGISSIWWNPAGLGFLQQKEVMLTVVDYTMDLTYSYAAAAVPVADGNLVLGAFFGYLDIPEMEITTFSSPQGIGRTFNAYDFQAGASFAYTFSDRFIAGMNLKYVHQDMFNNIGGSAFAIDAGAIYHTELNDREIRFAFAIQNLGTNITMKGPNLLYEVGPESMGGNIPTGYTDYSSSPLALPRRENRWAYRQTHTYRLPSVVKLALSYNLLTSENTNWLVSTELWRNSTTPLSYATGTEINFNFTPFMSAALRGGWLIQTDEYTDSMDDFGYEYLGDDPTWRGLSFGGGLRRDIGGKAITFNYAYRNKGRLTADNFFTVSFGF, from the coding sequence ATGACGACTTACACAGATAAGAATTTCTCTCTTGAGACCAAATGGAGGTTGTTTATGTTAACCAAAACGGCCACACGCGCCTTGATTATCCTCGGCGTACTCGTGTCGTTCGTCGCCGTGCCGCTGATGGCACAGGGTATCCTGCGACAGGAGTACACCGGTCTGGATAAGTATCTCTCACAGGGGCGTCCGGATGCTGCTTCCTTTGTCGGCGTAAGAGCCGCTGAGTTCCTCGAGATTCCAGTGGGAGCCAGGGGCATCGGGATGGGAAGCGCCTACTCGGCAGTCACCGACGGCATCAGTTCGATCTGGTGGAACCCCGCCGGACTGGGATTCCTGCAGCAGAAGGAAGTGATGCTGACGGTTGTCGATTACACCATGGACCTGACCTACAGCTACGCCGCGGCGGCGGTCCCTGTTGCCGACGGCAATCTGGTGCTGGGCGCGTTCTTCGGGTATCTCGACATTCCCGAGATGGAAATAACGACGTTCAGTTCCCCGCAGGGTATCGGGCGTACATTTAACGCCTACGATTTCCAGGCGGGTGCGTCGTTCGCCTACACGTTCAGCGACCGCTTCATCGCCGGTATGAACCTCAAGTATGTCCACCAGGACATGTTCAACAACATCGGCGGCAGCGCGTTCGCAATCGATGCGGGTGCGATCTACCACACCGAGCTCAACGACCGCGAGATCCGTTTCGCTTTCGCGATCCAGAACCTCGGAACCAACATCACCATGAAGGGTCCGAACCTGCTTTACGAGGTCGGTCCCGAGAGCATGGGTGGTAATATCCCGACAGGTTATACCGACTACAGCTCGAGCCCCCTCGCCCTGCCCCGCAGGGAGAACCGCTGGGCGTACCGCCAGACTCACACCTACCGTCTGCCTTCGGTGGTCAAGCTGGCGCTGTCGTACAACCTGCTCACTTCCGAAAACACCAACTGGCTGGTTTCCACTGAGCTGTGGAGAAACAGCACCACGCCGCTCAGCTATGCCACCGGCACGGAAATCAACTTCAACTTCACCCCGTTCATGTCCGCGGCGCTTCGTGGGGGCTGGCTGATCCAGACCGACGAGTACACGGACAGCATGGACGACTTCGGCTACGAGTACCTGGGTGATGACCCCACCTGGCGCGGCTTGAGTTTCGGCGGTGGCCTCAGGCGTGATATCGGTGGCAAGGCGATCACGTTCAACTATGCCTATCGCAACAAAGGCCGCCTGACCGCCGATAACTTCTTCACCGTGAGCTTCGGGTTCTAA
- a CDS encoding Gfo/Idh/MocA family oxidoreductase yields MPARRDVPIGCIGAGFIVADCHLVAYRDAGFNPVAIASRGDSARKAADRHKIPRVYDTANALLADKEIEVVDIGVPPDIQLEMVRKTVRHADHVRGILAQKPLGADYAEAAEIVRLCREAGITLAVNQNMRYDQSIRAAKSLLDHGALGEPVLATIDMRAIPHWMPWQERQGWCTLRIMSIHHLDTFRFWFGNPDRVFASTRPDPRTKFEHTDGICLYILEYDNTGLRATSWDDVWTGPAREGAGDDIRIHWRIEGTKGLAKGTIGWPKYPARTPSTIDYTTVDDNGEWHSPRWEEVWFPDAFAGPMAELLVALETGAEPNLGGESNLGTMAVVEAAYESAVNHVAVAPDKWLKGEQA; encoded by the coding sequence ATGCCCGCTCGCCGCGACGTGCCGATCGGGTGTATCGGCGCGGGCTTTATCGTCGCCGACTGCCACCTGGTCGCCTACCGCGACGCCGGGTTCAATCCGGTGGCGATCGCCTCCAGGGGCGATAGCGCCCGCAAAGCCGCCGACCGTCACAAGATCCCCAGAGTCTACGACACGGCCAACGCGCTGCTGGCCGATAAGGAAATCGAGGTGGTCGATATCGGCGTGCCGCCGGATATCCAGCTGGAGATGGTGCGTAAAACGGTCCGGCACGCCGACCATGTCCGAGGGATCCTGGCCCAGAAACCGCTGGGAGCGGATTACGCCGAGGCCGCCGAGATTGTCAGGCTCTGCCGCGAGGCCGGAATCACCCTGGCGGTGAACCAGAACATGCGCTACGACCAGAGTATCCGCGCGGCTAAAAGTCTGCTGGATCATGGGGCGCTGGGAGAACCTGTCCTGGCCACGATCGACATGCGCGCTATCCCCCACTGGATGCCGTGGCAGGAACGTCAGGGCTGGTGCACCCTGCGGATCATGTCGATCCATCACCTCGATACGTTCCGCTTCTGGTTCGGCAACCCGGACCGCGTGTTCGCCAGCACGCGCCCCGACCCGCGTACCAAGTTCGAGCACACGGACGGTATCTGCCTCTACATCCTGGAATACGATAACACCGGCCTGCGGGCCACCTCCTGGGATGATGTCTGGACAGGTCCGGCACGCGAGGGGGCGGGTGACGATATCCGAATCCACTGGCGTATCGAGGGCACCAAAGGGCTGGCCAAAGGGACTATCGGGTGGCCCAAATACCCGGCGCGTACGCCGAGCACGATCGACTACACGACGGTTGACGACAACGGCGAGTGGCACAGCCCCCGCTGGGAGGAGGTCTGGTTCCCTGACGCGTTCGCCGGGCCGATGGCCGAGTTGCTGGTCGCCCTGGAAACGGGCGCGGAACCGAACCTGGGCGGTGAAAGCAACCTGGGCACGATGGCCGTTGTGGAGGCGGCTTACGAGTCGGCGGTGAACCATGTCGCCGTCGCACCAGACAAATGGCTGAAAGGGGAACAAGCATGA
- a CDS encoding prolyl oligopeptidase family serine peptidase, with protein MQVTPFLRYQVEMAWRQDERRQAELAAVRTETEFLEYQRDLRGRLLEIIGGLPEEKTPLRPRITGTIEMDGYRIEKLVFESLPGFHVTAAVYVPAGFQGKRPAVIVTCGHSPVAKAFRNYQEISARLVQRGYLVICLDPVGQGERSQYWDKTKNDSRYNRVCGEHGIFGNVAYLAGSSLARHEAWDCIRAFDYLATRPEVDPERIAITGTSGGGVQSALAMALEPRIFAGLPSCYISSLPMRMANRIFRDPDSDPEQDVHRIVSSGVGHPGLCLLTYPRPLVLSVAVEDFFPIEGARKTWREVEAAYRRFGHADKVAISEGYHPHSFSDHNQLFAFGFLDRQNGLPERHGFEPFKLLDVEELNATKSGQVRVEYPDGKHFLELVRDYYHKRKDSRSIGIRDIYHGRNYPGIARWTVVPWRYGKSLQEIGWEAAGSAEHNGYTIDRYVLHHSGLLSIPVLHVKSNAGSAGSRAILWLGHRRKLGEDNFNQVEQLLEQGYDVISFDFRGQGENMMRYAVASIDDPRLAAVALKEQYYSQLSGVMANYVYNTLLTGRPYFLQMVEDVEIVSKFASEKLGLPALDISGREYAHTLAAAAAGSIDGLGLVNSPDGKLVDWAGIVERMQETWPIEYLLPDGAYVDLN; from the coding sequence ATGCAGGTTACACCGTTCCTGCGCTACCAGGTGGAAATGGCCTGGCGTCAGGATGAACGCCGTCAGGCCGAACTGGCCGCTGTCCGAACCGAGACCGAGTTTCTCGAATACCAGCGCGATCTGCGCGGCCGCCTGCTGGAGATTATCGGCGGTCTGCCGGAGGAGAAAACGCCGCTAAGGCCGCGTATCACGGGCACTATCGAGATGGATGGTTACAGGATAGAAAAGCTGGTGTTTGAAAGCCTGCCCGGTTTCCATGTGACCGCGGCGGTGTATGTCCCGGCCGGGTTTCAGGGTAAACGTCCCGCAGTCATTGTAACCTGCGGGCACTCGCCGGTTGCGAAGGCTTTCCGTAACTATCAGGAAATATCAGCCCGCCTGGTTCAGCGGGGCTATCTGGTTATCTGCCTCGACCCGGTGGGCCAGGGCGAGCGCAGCCAGTACTGGGATAAAACGAAAAACGACAGCCGCTACAACCGTGTCTGCGGGGAACACGGCATCTTCGGCAACGTCGCCTACCTGGCCGGTTCCAGCCTGGCGCGCCACGAGGCCTGGGACTGCATCCGGGCGTTCGATTACCTCGCCACCCGCCCCGAAGTCGATCCCGAGCGGATTGCGATCACCGGGACCAGCGGCGGCGGCGTGCAAAGCGCGCTGGCGATGGCCCTGGAGCCGCGGATTTTCGCCGGCCTGCCGTCGTGCTATATCAGCAGCCTGCCGATGAGAATGGCCAACCGCATCTTCCGCGATCCCGACAGCGATCCCGAGCAGGATGTCCACCGGATAGTTTCCTCGGGTGTCGGCCATCCCGGCCTTTGCCTGCTGACTTACCCGCGGCCGCTTGTGCTGTCGGTGGCCGTCGAGGATTTCTTCCCGATCGAGGGCGCGCGCAAGACCTGGCGCGAGGTCGAGGCCGCTTATCGGCGGTTCGGGCATGCGGACAAGGTCGCGATCAGCGAGGGCTACCATCCGCACAGCTTCAGCGACCATAACCAGTTGTTCGCTTTCGGCTTCCTCGACCGTCAGAACGGTCTGCCCGAGCGCCACGGCTTCGAACCGTTCAAACTGCTGGATGTCGAGGAGCTCAACGCCACCAAATCCGGCCAGGTCCGGGTGGAATATCCCGACGGCAAGCATTTCCTCGAGCTCGTCCGCGATTATTATCACAAACGGAAAGACTCCCGCAGTATCGGGATCAGGGACATCTACCATGGCAGAAACTATCCCGGTATCGCGCGCTGGACAGTAGTCCCCTGGCGCTACGGCAAGTCGCTGCAGGAAATCGGCTGGGAGGCAGCCGGCTCGGCTGAACATAACGGCTACACAATCGACAGGTACGTTTTGCACCACAGCGGACTGTTGAGTATCCCGGTGCTGCATGTCAAATCCAACGCCGGGTCCGCCGGCAGCAGAGCGATCCTCTGGCTCGGCCACCGTCGCAAACTGGGTGAGGACAATTTCAACCAGGTGGAACAACTGCTGGAGCAGGGCTACGATGTCATCAGTTTCGATTTCCGCGGCCAGGGCGAGAACATGATGCGCTATGCTGTCGCCAGTATCGATGATCCCCGGCTGGCGGCGGTAGCGCTGAAGGAGCAGTATTACAGCCAGCTTTCCGGTGTGATGGCCAACTACGTCTATAATACCCTGCTCACCGGGCGGCCGTATTTCCTGCAGATGGTGGAGGATGTGGAAATCGTGAGTAAATTCGCCAGTGAAAAACTCGGGCTGCCCGCACTCGATATTAGCGGACGCGAATACGCCCACACTCTCGCCGCGGCCGCCGCCGGGTCAATCGACGGGCTCGGGCTGGTCAATTCTCCCGACGGCAAGCTGGTCGACTGGGCCGGGATTGTCGAGCGCATGCAGGAAACCTGGCCGATCGAGTACCTGCTGCCCGATGGCGCCTACGTGGATTTGAACTAG